From Polynucleobacter sp. JS-JIR-II-b4, a single genomic window includes:
- a CDS encoding pseudouridine synthase: MTSSNENDSSPVVNPSATPSNADAAPSNSDGQKSEGGERGERRPRRQGAGGSKHPFNKKRPFNKDRPRREGGDANGPREGGNNQGNNQSSKLAPNPAESEALFASVVSGEFDAALDAPEVEELKNPDGVNENEVSHQTGAERRAQRAQRSREDEDSDVPTDEEMSSLQFANVDDLPLSLRDEVWSDLDGLDDDADDEDTVKLHKVLADVGMGSRRDMEDLIIQGRVSVNGLPAHIGQRIGPTDQVRINGKPVHRKIQTKPPRVIMYHKPAGEIVSQSDPEGRPTVFDRLPKPRQGRWIAVGRLDFNTEGLLLFTTSGELANRLMHPRYGVEREYAVRILGDLSQENTSLLKSGITLDDGQAKFLRLAMGGGEGANRWYHVALSEGRNREVRRMFEAVGHTVSRLIRTRYGIFLLPPRLRRGKWEEIEAGGIYNLMKSAGLKMPQPQDKGRNPNANSNNRDRRPVGEDFQPDPMQTSVSYWGSRDALTLASGHNGLTHQGRGGKPGGGSSSGEGRGPFRGRTQGGRPGQGGQGGRGGQSGQGGQGGQGQNRSKGGKVHHGQSAFVTGNPQSPGNGPKRSAPKGRKPFNKGPRKPRNPGESF, encoded by the coding sequence ATGACAAGCTCTAACGAAAACGATTCATCCCCGGTAGTAAATCCATCGGCAACCCCTTCTAATGCAGATGCTGCACCATCGAACTCCGATGGCCAAAAGTCTGAAGGTGGAGAGCGTGGTGAACGTCGCCCGCGCCGCCAAGGTGCCGGAGGCAGTAAACACCCGTTTAATAAGAAGCGCCCATTCAATAAAGATCGACCACGCCGTGAAGGTGGTGATGCCAATGGTCCGCGCGAAGGTGGTAACAATCAAGGCAATAACCAATCTTCTAAATTAGCCCCCAATCCAGCTGAGAGTGAGGCTTTGTTTGCTTCAGTTGTCTCTGGTGAGTTTGACGCGGCTTTAGATGCTCCAGAAGTTGAGGAATTAAAAAATCCCGATGGCGTGAATGAGAACGAGGTATCTCATCAAACTGGTGCAGAGCGTCGCGCGCAACGTGCACAACGCTCACGCGAAGATGAAGATTCAGATGTGCCAACCGATGAGGAAATGAGTAGTCTGCAGTTTGCGAACGTTGATGACCTCCCGCTCAGTTTGCGTGATGAAGTTTGGTCTGACCTCGATGGTTTAGATGATGATGCTGATGATGAAGATACCGTTAAGTTGCACAAGGTATTGGCTGATGTTGGTATGGGATCCCGTCGCGATATGGAAGACTTGATTATTCAAGGGCGAGTATCAGTTAATGGATTGCCAGCCCACATTGGTCAACGTATTGGACCAACAGATCAAGTACGCATCAATGGCAAGCCAGTACATCGCAAGATTCAGACTAAGCCGCCACGCGTGATCATGTATCACAAGCCAGCTGGGGAGATCGTGAGTCAGTCTGATCCTGAAGGTCGTCCAACTGTATTTGATCGTTTACCTAAACCGCGTCAAGGGCGTTGGATTGCGGTAGGTCGCTTGGACTTTAATACCGAAGGTCTTTTGTTATTCACCACTTCTGGTGAATTAGCCAATCGTTTGATGCATCCACGTTACGGTGTCGAGCGTGAATACGCCGTGCGTATCTTAGGTGACTTGAGTCAAGAAAATACTTCGCTCTTAAAGAGTGGCATTACGCTCGATGATGGTCAAGCTAAATTCTTGCGCCTAGCGATGGGCGGCGGCGAAGGCGCTAACCGTTGGTATCACGTTGCATTAAGTGAAGGTCGTAATCGCGAAGTGCGTCGTATGTTTGAAGCTGTTGGTCATACGGTATCTCGCTTAATCCGAACTCGTTATGGCATTTTCTTATTACCTCCACGCTTACGTCGTGGCAAATGGGAAGAGATTGAGGCCGGCGGCATCTATAACTTGATGAAGTCTGCTGGCTTAAAAATGCCACAGCCTCAAGATAAGGGTCGCAACCCTAACGCTAATTCGAATAACCGTGATCGTCGTCCAGTTGGAGAAGATTTCCAGCCGGATCCAATGCAAACCTCCGTTTCTTACTGGGGATCCCGTGATGCTTTAACCCTTGCTAGCGGCCATAATGGCTTAACGCATCAGGGTAGAGGTGGAAAACCTGGTGGCGGCAGTAGTTCTGGCGAAGGGCGCGGACCTTTCCGTGGTCGCACTCAAGGTGGCAGACCTGGGCAGGGTGGTCAAGGCGGTCGAGGCGGGCAAAGCGGACAGGGTGGTCAAGGTGGTCAGGGCCAAAACCGCAGTAAAGGTGGCAAAGTTCACCACGGGCAGTCTGCTTTTGTGACGGGTAACCCCCAGAGTCCTGGAAATGGGCCTAAACGTAGCGCACCAAAAGGGCGCAAACCCTTCAATAAAGGACCTAGAAAACCCCGTAATCCGGGCGAAAGCTTCTGA
- the scpB gene encoding SMC-Scp complex subunit ScpB — protein MDDHNKRVIETALLCAQEPLTVADLSRLFIEDITTADIDEALVELQRAWDDKGMELVHIATGWRFQSRLSMREYLDRLTPEKPPKYSRAVMETLAIIAYRQPVTRGEIEEIRGVAVSSNVMKQLEDRGWVEVIGHKETIGRPGLYATTKQFLDDLSLTNLQSLPILEDAAPMAAAAQLGQAVMEFDPSATVETVVIDADAQEVSEIDEDTTEATLEETSIEVSEEEAKEVTPESEDNPDETK, from the coding sequence ATGGACGATCACAATAAGCGCGTTATTGAAACAGCCCTCCTGTGCGCACAGGAACCACTCACCGTTGCTGATTTGTCTCGCTTATTTATAGAAGACATCACTACGGCAGATATCGATGAAGCATTAGTCGAGCTGCAACGCGCTTGGGATGACAAGGGTATGGAATTAGTGCATATCGCAACTGGCTGGCGTTTTCAAAGCCGTCTTTCGATGCGTGAGTACCTTGATCGCCTGACTCCAGAAAAGCCGCCGAAGTATTCACGTGCTGTTATGGAAACTTTAGCCATCATCGCTTACCGCCAACCTGTAACCCGTGGTGAGATCGAAGAAATTCGTGGTGTTGCTGTGAGTAGTAACGTAATGAAGCAATTAGAAGATCGTGGTTGGGTTGAGGTAATTGGTCATAAAGAAACCATTGGTCGCCCAGGCTTATATGCCACCACGAAACAATTTTTAGATGATCTCAGTCTGACCAATTTGCAAAGCTTGCCGATTTTGGAAGATGCGGCGCCAATGGCTGCTGCAGCGCAATTAGGTCAAGCGGTGATGGAGTTTGATCCATCTGCCACTGTTGAGACAGTAGTGATTGATGCAGATGCTCAAGAGGTGAGCGAGATTGACGAAGACACAACCGAAGCAACTTTAGAAGAAACCAGTATTGAGGTTTCTGAAGAAGAGGCTAAAGAAGTTACCCCTGAGTCTGAAGACAACCCAGACGAAACAAAATAA
- a CDS encoding patatin-like phospholipase family protein, with translation MHKNSTKPPLSLPEAIHSLERRRLLSLGIGMGALLGGAGLSSCSLVGAKKPVVGLVLGAGAARGFAHVGVIKALEAQGIRPDIVVGSSAGSVIATLLASGATGNDLNRLALNLDEATIADWGLPFAGRFGGLIKGDALQNMVNREVQNKSIEQMRIPLGIVATELQSGQGVLFRTGNTGLAVRASCSVPGVFQPAVISGKEYVDGGLVAPVPVSYARQMGATLVIAVNISSEPVHQDASGTLGVLQQTISIMQRSINQYELKSADIVIQPQLKQMGSGDFKSRNAAILAGEAAAQEQMGLIKEKLKG, from the coding sequence ATGCACAAGAATTCCACCAAACCCCCTTTATCCCTGCCTGAGGCCATCCATTCCTTGGAGCGCCGTCGACTCCTCAGCCTCGGAATTGGCATGGGCGCCCTCCTTGGGGGTGCAGGTTTGAGCTCTTGTAGCCTTGTTGGGGCTAAAAAGCCTGTAGTTGGCTTAGTTCTAGGCGCTGGAGCAGCTCGAGGTTTTGCTCACGTGGGTGTCATCAAGGCATTAGAAGCCCAAGGCATCAGACCCGATATTGTTGTTGGTAGTAGCGCTGGCAGCGTGATTGCCACCCTACTCGCATCAGGCGCTACTGGGAATGATCTCAATCGCTTAGCCCTCAATCTAGATGAGGCCACGATTGCCGACTGGGGCCTCCCATTTGCCGGCCGATTTGGCGGACTCATCAAGGGAGATGCCCTGCAAAATATGGTGAATCGAGAAGTGCAAAATAAATCGATTGAACAAATGCGCATCCCCTTAGGAATTGTTGCTACTGAATTGCAATCTGGCCAAGGGGTTCTATTTAGAACAGGCAATACCGGTTTAGCCGTTCGCGCATCTTGCAGCGTACCCGGAGTATTTCAGCCGGCAGTGATCAGTGGCAAAGAATATGTCGATGGTGGTTTGGTGGCGCCAGTACCAGTCAGTTATGCAAGACAGATGGGGGCAACCTTAGTCATTGCAGTAAATATTTCTTCCGAACCGGTTCATCAAGACGCCAGCGGAACCTTAGGCGTCTTGCAACAAACCATCTCTATCATGCAGAGAAGCATCAATCAGTACGAACTCAAAAGCGCTGATATCGTGATTCAGCCGCAGTTAAAACAAATGGGTAGCGGTGATTTCAAATCCAGAAATGCCGCCATACTCGCCGGTGAAGCTGCGGCGCAAGAGCAAATGGGTTTGATTAAAGAGAAGCTGAAAGGCTAG
- a CDS encoding C40 family peptidase: protein MSLKKALLLKLLGLGLGAIISVSAYAVDTAVEASSDTAVPKESMFQAGRSYIARVSDRLADTVTGKSEELINRAMEVIGVRYRWDTELPQSGLDGSSFVGYVFKDKLGFLLPRKSTQMSRVGKPITREELQPGDLVFFNTMRLTFSHVGIYVGDNKFIHSPSKGTNVRVDDLGSLYWDKRFDGARRLDGSDNLDDSERQELLNEVKNLKRKSRSL, encoded by the coding sequence ATGTCATTGAAAAAAGCACTTCTTTTGAAACTGCTGGGCCTAGGTTTAGGCGCCATCATCTCTGTATCTGCCTATGCGGTTGATACGGCGGTAGAGGCATCCTCCGATACGGCAGTTCCTAAGGAAAGTATGTTCCAAGCAGGGCGCTCTTATATCGCCCGAGTATCAGACCGCTTGGCCGATACCGTGACTGGCAAATCAGAGGAATTAATTAACCGCGCTATGGAAGTTATTGGCGTGCGCTATCGCTGGGATACAGAATTACCGCAGTCTGGATTAGATGGCAGTAGCTTTGTTGGCTATGTCTTTAAAGATAAGCTGGGATTCTTATTGCCACGCAAGTCAACGCAAATGAGTCGTGTTGGTAAGCCGATTACCCGTGAAGAATTGCAGCCAGGAGATCTTGTATTTTTTAATACGATGCGACTCACTTTTTCTCACGTCGGAATTTATGTGGGCGATAACAAATTCATTCACTCACCTTCTAAAGGTACCAATGTCCGTGTGGATGATCTCGGCAGTCTCTATTGGGATAAACGTTTTGACGGAGCACGTCGTTTAGATGGCAGTGATAATCTGGATGACTCTGAGCGTCAAGAGCTTCTCAACGAAGTCAAAAATCTCAAGCGCAAATCACGCAGTCTTTAA
- a CDS encoding ABC transporter ATP-binding protein: MSLLRYEDLCISFGTGRREKFAVNHLDLEIGIGERVALVGESGSGKTLTALAPLRLEPEGAKVSGKILWNKKDGKGTVDLLSMSIQDIREIRGREIAMVFQEPMTALNPLFTVGNQIIEAVQIYQPLISKADSIDAAIDLLRKTGIPEPERRFHSYPHQLSGGQRQRAMIAMALACKPRLLIADEPTTALDVSLRLQILDLLKELQEESKDHGGMGILLITHDLNLVKHFAQRVAVLNQGNLMETGPTKQVFEHPEDPYTRALVNSEPVRDLAPLMPLAPVLLKTEDLSVAYPSAESVSWFKKAPSHKVLKKVSFALKQGQTIGVIGESGSGKTTLGMAVLGLLGDSMAEVTGNVDVLGSDWQTLKPIERRAMRSSLQVIFQDPFGSLSPRMNVLQIISEGLDVHFPKLSTAERETRVVDMLKEVGLDRSALLRYPHEFSGGQRQRIAIARALILRPQILVLDEPTSALDVSIQKQVLALLTELQKKYNLAYLMISHDLAVIRAMSHEVMVLKGGKVVEFGDTETLIKHPRQTYTKELFAAAELT; this comes from the coding sequence ATGAGTTTGCTTCGTTATGAGGATTTGTGCATTTCATTTGGAACGGGTCGCCGTGAAAAGTTTGCGGTCAATCATCTTGATTTAGAAATCGGCATTGGTGAGCGTGTGGCATTGGTTGGGGAATCCGGCTCAGGTAAGACGCTGACTGCATTGGCGCCATTACGTTTAGAGCCCGAGGGCGCCAAAGTCTCTGGAAAGATTCTGTGGAATAAAAAAGATGGGAAGGGCACGGTAGATTTGCTCTCGATGTCTATCCAAGATATTCGGGAGATTCGTGGTCGCGAAATTGCGATGGTGTTTCAGGAGCCGATGACGGCCTTGAACCCGCTCTTTACTGTGGGCAATCAAATCATCGAGGCAGTACAAATCTATCAACCTTTGATATCTAAAGCGGATTCGATTGATGCCGCGATTGATTTGCTTCGTAAGACGGGAATACCTGAGCCTGAGCGCCGCTTTCATTCTTATCCACATCAACTCTCAGGCGGCCAAAGACAGCGTGCCATGATTGCGATGGCTTTGGCGTGTAAGCCACGACTACTGATTGCAGATGAGCCTACGACAGCCTTAGATGTGAGTTTGCGTTTGCAAATCTTGGATTTACTCAAAGAGCTCCAAGAGGAATCCAAAGATCATGGTGGTATGGGCATTTTGTTGATTACCCATGATCTCAATTTGGTGAAGCATTTTGCACAACGTGTCGCTGTGCTCAATCAAGGTAACTTGATGGAGACTGGGCCAACCAAACAAGTATTTGAACACCCAGAGGATCCTTATACGCGCGCCTTGGTCAATAGTGAGCCGGTACGCGACCTTGCACCTCTGATGCCATTAGCTCCAGTGTTGTTGAAAACAGAGGACCTCTCGGTTGCTTACCCGAGCGCAGAGTCGGTCTCTTGGTTTAAAAAAGCGCCATCACATAAAGTATTGAAAAAAGTCAGCTTTGCATTAAAGCAAGGTCAGACTATCGGTGTCATTGGCGAATCAGGCTCTGGCAAAACCACACTGGGTATGGCTGTGCTCGGTTTGCTGGGTGATTCAATGGCAGAAGTGACTGGCAATGTTGATGTACTTGGCAGCGATTGGCAAACACTCAAGCCTATTGAGCGACGTGCGATGCGTTCTAGCTTGCAGGTGATCTTTCAGGATCCCTTTGGCTCGCTTTCACCGCGCATGAACGTATTGCAGATTATTTCTGAGGGCTTGGATGTGCATTTTCCGAAACTGTCTACTGCAGAACGTGAGACACGTGTAGTGGATATGCTCAAAGAAGTGGGTTTAGATCGTTCTGCGCTTCTGCGCTACCCCCATGAATTTTCTGGAGGGCAGCGCCAAAGAATTGCGATTGCGCGCGCCTTAATTTTGCGCCCACAAATTTTGGTATTAGATGAGCCCACCTCGGCATTGGATGTCTCGATTCAAAAACAGGTACTTGCCTTATTGACCGAGCTGCAAAAAAAGTACAACTTAGCCTACCTCATGATTAGTCATGATCTGGCAGTGATTAGAGCAATGTCTCACGAGGTGATGGTTCTCAAAGGGGGCAAGGTGGTGGAATTTGGTGATACCGAAACCCTGATTAAGCATCCTCGTCAGACCTATACGAAAGAGCTATTTGCGGCTGCAGAGCTGACTTAG
- a CDS encoding ABC transporter permease, with protein MSRWQRFKNSRMGYASLWIFMVLFGLSMCAELIANDKPLVVRYEGHFYFPIVKSQPETVFGGDFATPTDFLDPDIRQNITSNGNWAIYPPIHYSYETLNYFSQAPNPAPPSWENWLGTDDRGRDVLARLIYGFRLSILFGLALTIVGVSVGIITGSLMGFFGGKFDLVSQRLIEIWSAMPELYLLIIFASIFNPSVSLLIILLAAFGWMGLSDYVRAEFFRNRALEYVRAARALGLTNLQIMWRHILPNSLTPVITFLPFRMSAAILSLTSLDFLGLGVPPGTPSLGELLSQGKSNLDAWWISLSTFVVLVATLLLLTFMGEALRNAFDSRKAGVMSGGRS; from the coding sequence ATGAGTCGTTGGCAGCGCTTCAAGAATAGTCGCATGGGGTATGCAAGCTTATGGATCTTCATGGTCCTATTTGGCTTATCAATGTGTGCCGAATTGATTGCGAATGACAAGCCTTTAGTGGTTCGCTATGAAGGTCATTTCTATTTTCCGATTGTGAAGAGTCAGCCAGAAACTGTCTTTGGTGGTGACTTTGCGACTCCAACTGATTTCTTAGATCCCGATATTCGTCAGAACATTACCAGTAATGGAAACTGGGCAATCTACCCGCCGATTCACTATAGCTATGAGACGCTCAATTATTTTTCACAAGCGCCTAATCCAGCACCACCTTCATGGGAGAACTGGTTAGGGACCGATGATCGTGGGCGCGATGTTTTGGCGCGCCTGATCTATGGTTTCCGCTTATCCATTCTTTTTGGTCTTGCACTAACAATCGTTGGTGTGAGTGTGGGCATCATCACCGGATCCTTAATGGGTTTCTTTGGGGGTAAGTTTGATTTAGTCTCGCAGCGCCTCATAGAAATCTGGTCAGCTATGCCAGAGTTGTACTTGCTCATCATTTTTGCCTCGATCTTTAATCCTAGCGTTTCTCTGCTGATTATTTTGTTAGCCGCTTTTGGTTGGATGGGCCTATCGGATTACGTCCGGGCTGAGTTTTTTCGTAATCGAGCTCTGGAATATGTGCGTGCAGCAAGAGCATTGGGTTTAACCAATTTACAAATCATGTGGCGTCACATCCTGCCTAATAGCTTGACCCCAGTGATTACCTTTTTGCCATTTCGCATGAGTGCCGCCATTTTGTCCTTAACCAGTTTGGACTTTCTAGGCTTAGGTGTACCCCCGGGCACTCCAAGCTTGGGCGAACTACTCTCTCAAGGCAAAAGTAATCTTGATGCCTGGTGGATCTCTCTATCAACCTTTGTTGTCTTGGTCGCCACTCTGTTGCTATTAACGTTTATGGGTGAAGCATTGCGTAATGCTTTTGATTCTCGTAAGGCTGGCGTAATGAGTGGAGGTCGCTCATGA
- a CDS encoding microcin C ABC transporter permease YejB has translation MRAYIFKRLLLMIPTILGVLTLTFAVVQFVPGGPVEQMVLELKGKGGAATGGSESSGSGSTYRGRQGVDAQRLEEVKALYGFDKPPLERYFMMLGRFARFDLGESYYQHESVWTLVVSKLPVSISIGLWTFFITYLVSIPLGIAKAVRDGSRFDAVTSSMILVGYAIPGFVLGVLLLVLFGGGSFLQLFPLRGLTSDNWSDLSLLGKITDYLWHLVLPITASVLGSFAVVTMLTKNSFLEEIRKQYVLTARAKGLTEKQVLWKHVFRNALLPLVTGFPAAFIGAFFTGSLLIETLFSLDGLGLLSYESVMRRDYPVVFGTLYLFTLIGLFTKLISDLCYVYVDPRIQFGAGGGS, from the coding sequence ATGCGCGCCTATATTTTTAAACGTTTGCTCTTGATGATTCCTACCATCTTGGGTGTATTAACGCTTACCTTCGCGGTAGTGCAATTTGTTCCAGGCGGTCCAGTAGAGCAAATGGTATTGGAGTTAAAAGGGAAGGGCGGCGCTGCAACAGGCGGTTCCGAGTCCTCCGGGTCCGGATCAACCTATCGCGGCCGTCAAGGTGTCGATGCACAGCGTTTAGAGGAAGTAAAGGCTTTATACGGTTTCGATAAGCCACCTCTTGAACGCTATTTCATGATGTTGGGCCGCTTTGCCAGATTTGACTTAGGTGAAAGCTATTACCAGCACGAAAGCGTTTGGACATTAGTGGTTTCTAAGTTGCCAGTCTCGATCAGCATTGGACTATGGACCTTCTTCATTACGTATTTAGTTTCCATACCCTTAGGTATAGCCAAAGCGGTACGTGATGGTTCGCGTTTTGATGCCGTCACCAGCAGCATGATCTTGGTGGGTTATGCGATTCCTGGTTTTGTACTGGGCGTTTTATTGTTGGTGCTGTTTGGCGGAGGCAGTTTCTTACAGCTATTCCCGCTACGAGGCCTTACTTCGGATAATTGGAGTGATCTGAGTTTGCTTGGCAAGATCACTGATTACTTGTGGCATTTAGTGCTGCCGATTACCGCCTCTGTTTTAGGTAGCTTTGCCGTAGTCACGATGTTGACTAAAAACTCCTTTTTGGAAGAAATTCGTAAGCAGTATGTTTTGACTGCGCGCGCAAAGGGTCTTACCGAAAAGCAGGTGCTATGGAAGCATGTATTCCGTAACGCACTCTTGCCCTTAGTGACGGGTTTCCCGGCCGCATTTATCGGCGCATTCTTTACTGGCTCACTATTAATTGAAACGCTGTTCTCATTAGACGGACTTGGCTTGCTTTCATATGAATCAGTGATGCGACGTGACTACCCAGTAGTCTTTGGCACTCTGTATTTATTCACCCTGATTGGCTTATTCACCAAGTTAATCTCTGATCTTTGCTATGTTTATGTGGACCCACGTATTCAGTTTGGTGCAGGAGGCGGCTCATGA
- a CDS encoding extracellular solute-binding protein, with translation MPTLKPIRQIAYLLLLALLAGLGANIALAGQGIAQYGKPKYPDGFAHFDYVNPNAPRGGTLVLPNPGQRTSFDKFNPFTLRGITAPGIELMFESLAEGSADEVSSIYGLLADDIQVAKDHKSVTFHLRSEAKFSDGSPVLAADVKHSFDTLMSGKAHPRYKTTFADIKEAVVLSDRSIRFDFKNDNAELPILAGTFPVFSRNWGKQADGTVIPFEKLAFETPIGSGPYLIESFKAGKSIVFKKNPNYWADQLGKPLNVRVGFYNFDRVLYKLYSDDAVRLEAFKAGEFDALVEYRAKIWAKGYVGSKFDQGILLKKAFLNHNGAGMQGFAMNVRRPIFKDARVREALGYALDFEWLNRQIFFDQYSRINSYFTNSDLSANFDGPRKPTESELKLLKPLKAKYPQWVPDAVFGPMPAAPSTKPPGSLRQNLKKARELLLHAGWQYRDGALRNEKGEPFRFEIVEDGGFFLRVISAYVRNLEKLGVQVDIRTSDFALHQKRMNEYDFDMTTVRFQDSQNPGNELWDRFGSQAAKEKGSDNVIGVQSPVVDALIDEITKAQNREQLRTATRALDRVLWNSYYVVPQWYNPTHRVAFRHEMRYPEPPLYYSAEAWIMQNWWKEEAK, from the coding sequence ATGCCCACCTTAAAGCCCATTCGACAAATTGCCTATTTATTGCTGCTAGCCCTGCTAGCGGGGCTAGGGGCCAATATAGCTCTGGCAGGACAAGGGATTGCACAATACGGCAAGCCTAAATATCCCGATGGATTTGCCCATTTTGATTACGTTAATCCCAATGCTCCCCGGGGTGGAACCCTGGTCTTGCCAAACCCAGGGCAAAGAACGAGCTTTGATAAATTCAATCCATTTACCCTAAGGGGTATCACCGCTCCTGGTATTGAATTGATGTTTGAGTCATTGGCCGAAGGGAGTGCTGATGAGGTCTCTAGTATTTACGGTTTATTAGCAGACGATATTCAGGTAGCCAAAGATCACAAATCGGTCACCTTCCATCTTCGATCTGAGGCAAAATTTTCAGATGGCAGCCCAGTCTTGGCTGCTGACGTTAAACATAGTTTTGATACCTTGATGAGCGGTAAAGCGCACCCGCGCTATAAAACTACATTTGCCGATATTAAAGAGGCAGTTGTTTTGTCTGATCGGTCTATTCGCTTCGACTTTAAGAATGACAATGCTGAACTGCCCATCCTGGCAGGAACATTCCCAGTGTTCTCACGGAACTGGGGTAAGCAAGCAGATGGAACGGTGATTCCATTTGAGAAGCTTGCCTTTGAAACGCCAATCGGTAGTGGGCCTTATTTGATTGAATCTTTCAAAGCAGGTAAATCGATTGTTTTTAAAAAGAACCCAAACTATTGGGCTGATCAACTCGGTAAACCCTTAAATGTCCGCGTTGGCTTTTATAACTTTGATCGAGTCCTTTATAAGCTTTACAGCGATGATGCTGTTAGGCTGGAAGCCTTTAAGGCAGGGGAGTTTGATGCTCTGGTTGAGTATCGCGCCAAGATCTGGGCTAAAGGGTATGTGGGTTCCAAGTTTGATCAAGGCATTCTTTTAAAGAAAGCATTCCTAAATCACAATGGCGCTGGCATGCAAGGTTTTGCCATGAATGTACGACGTCCTATTTTTAAAGATGCGCGTGTGCGCGAAGCCTTAGGTTATGCGCTTGACTTTGAATGGCTCAATCGCCAAATATTTTTTGATCAGTACAGCCGTATCAATAGTTATTTCACTAACAGTGATTTGAGTGCCAACTTTGATGGCCCTCGCAAACCTACAGAGTCAGAGTTAAAGCTACTCAAGCCCTTAAAAGCAAAATACCCACAGTGGGTTCCGGATGCCGTCTTTGGCCCAATGCCTGCGGCGCCATCAACTAAGCCGCCTGGCAGCCTACGCCAGAATTTAAAGAAAGCCCGTGAGCTCCTTCTTCATGCGGGCTGGCAATATCGTGACGGTGCATTGCGCAATGAAAAGGGTGAGCCATTTCGTTTTGAGATTGTGGAAGACGGCGGATTCTTCTTAAGAGTGATTTCTGCTTATGTACGCAACTTAGAAAAGCTGGGAGTGCAAGTAGATATTCGGACCAGCGATTTTGCTTTGCATCAAAAGCGTATGAATGAATACGACTTTGATATGACCACCGTCAGATTTCAGGACTCTCAAAATCCAGGCAATGAACTCTGGGATCGCTTTGGCAGTCAGGCCGCTAAAGAAAAAGGCTCTGATAATGTGATTGGTGTGCAATCGCCTGTGGTTGATGCTCTGATTGATGAAATTACCAAAGCTCAAAATCGGGAGCAGTTAAGAACTGCAACGAGAGCCCTAGATAGAGTTCTGTGGAATAGTTATTACGTTGTGCCGCAGTGGTACAACCCAACCCATCGCGTTGCCTTCCGCCACGAGATGCGTTATCCAGAACCTCCTTTGTATTACTCAGCCGAGGCATGGATCATGCAAAACTGGTGGAAAGAAGAGGCTAAATAA
- the fabI gene encoding enoyl-ACP reductase FabI yields the protein MGFLTGKKILITGLLSNRSIAYGIAKACHREGAELAFTYVGERFKDRIVDFAKEFNTELIFDCDVGSDEQISALFKDLAKSWPQFDGFVHAIGFAPREAIAGDFLEGLSREGFKIAHDISAYSFPAMAKEALPMLRDKSSLLTLTYLGSMKNVPNYNTMGLAKASLEASVRYLAGSVGPKGIRANGISAGPIKTLAASGIKGFGKILQAVEETAPLRRNVTIDDVGNTAAFLLSDLANGITAEIIYVDNGFSQVVGGMDEV from the coding sequence ATGGGCTTTCTCACCGGCAAAAAAATCCTCATTACCGGCCTCCTCTCTAACCGTTCTATTGCCTATGGCATAGCCAAGGCTTGCCACCGCGAAGGTGCCGAACTAGCCTTTACCTATGTAGGTGAGCGCTTTAAGGACCGTATCGTTGATTTTGCAAAAGAATTCAATACCGAACTCATTTTTGACTGCGATGTGGGCAGCGACGAACAAATCAGCGCCCTTTTTAAGGATTTAGCTAAATCCTGGCCCCAGTTTGATGGTTTTGTACATGCCATTGGCTTTGCGCCACGCGAAGCAATTGCTGGCGATTTCTTAGAAGGTCTTTCTCGTGAAGGCTTCAAGATTGCTCACGATATTTCTGCTTACAGCTTCCCAGCAATGGCAAAAGAAGCGCTCCCGATGTTGCGTGACAAATCTTCATTGCTCACATTGACTTATTTAGGATCCATGAAGAATGTTCCTAACTACAACACTATGGGTTTAGCAAAAGCATCGCTTGAAGCATCCGTTCGCTACCTCGCAGGCTCAGTTGGTCCTAAAGGCATTCGCGCTAACGGCATCTCTGCTGGCCCAATTAAAACTTTAGCGGCTTCTGGCATCAAAGGCTTTGGCAAGATTTTGCAAGCGGTTGAGGAAACTGCTCCACTGCGCCGTAATGTGACGATTGATGATGTAGGCAATACTGCTGCATTCTTATTATCTGACTTAGCCAATGGCATCACCGCTGAAATCATTTACGTTGACAACGGCTTTAGTCAAGTAGTTGGCGGAATGGATGAAGTTTGA